A region of Dictyostelium discoideum AX4 chromosome 1 chromosome, whole genome shotgun sequence DNA encodes the following proteins:
- the bub2 gene encoding RabGAP/TBC domain-containing protein, translating to MVIKDLSPHNNSLRKKYLDLIDYGNKNPLTVDPNLYQLRKTILLEGLPPETEEEIEDRTKQDGSKCSLRGMIWKILLGVDKIQPDKYIELIEKGPSNRYQKIRKDIGRTFNRDSQFSQAVSQDQLSRCLNAFAHQCEELGYVQGMNAICGTFLYVLPEVEAFQCFYSLLTQCCPNYFTSNISGVNDASKLLDRILEFVDPELYEYLQNRSYHPLLFTPPILSLGTATPPLDELLKLWDFFLAFGFHLNVICTISQILLMRDVLLVHQSPCLLFRSFPELDAPTIINLSIHIIRQLPDDIYDLLVDHPMTSVDLTPFDRDPNNLNSFNGSGEFDNDNDNDNGNQDEEDDDDDDIDDGHNDYFNDNDE from the exons atggttattaaagatttatcaCCACACAATAATTCGTTAAGAAAGAaatatttagatttaataGATTATGGTAATAAAAATCCTTTAACAGTTGATCCAAATTTATACCAATTAAGAAAAACCATATTATTAGAAGGTTTACCACCCGAAACCGAAGAAGAAATAGAAGATAGAACCAAACAAGATGGTTCAAAATGTAGTTTAAGAGGTATGATTTGGAAAATATTATTAGGTGTTGATAAAATACAACCTGATAAATATatagaattaattgaaaaaggtCCTTCAAATAGG tatCAAAAGATTAGAAAAGATATTGGTAGAACATTTAATAGGGATTCACAATTTAGTCAAGCAGTATCACAAGATCAATTATCAAGATGTTTAAATGCATTTGCACATCAATGTGAAGAATTAGGATATGTTCAAGGAATGAATGCAATTTGTGGTACatttttatatgttttaCCAGAGGTTGAGGCTTTTCAATGTTTTTATTCACTATTAACTCAATGTTGTCCAAACTATTTCACATCAAATATATCTGGTGTAAATGATgcttcaaaattattagataGAATTTTAGAATTTGTTGATCCAGAATTATAtgaatatttacaaaatagaAGTTATCATCCACTTTTATTTACACCAC cAATATTAAGTTTAGGTACAGCAACACCACCATtagatgaattattaaaattatggGATTTCTTTTTAGCATTTGgatttcatttaaatgtaATTTGTACAATTtctcaaattttattaatgagAGATGTATTATTAGTACATCAATCAccttgtttattatttagatcATTTCCAGAATTAGATGCACCaactattataaatttatcaatacACATTATTCGTCAATTACCTGATGATATCTATGATCTATTAGTTGATCATCCAATGACAAGTGTAGATTTAACGCCATTTGATAGAgatccaaataatttaaatagtttcAATGGTAGTGGAGagtttgataatgataatgataatgacaATGGTAATCaggatgaagaagatgatgatgatgatgatattgacGATGGCCataatgattattttaatgaCAATGAtgaataa
- the gtaF gene encoding GATA zinc finger domain-containing protein 6 translates to MEFQEALKYIPSNSICSNPNYKLIWKKIQQYSYEVNSSSSLILSDISSSSYDLSGIFEKSLMIFLMIENFTTQYSNQSYLYRFLNEPPINNNNNNTKSEFQQIITDPSNKESLKSLLQFSKTINISKIFENNTQPIIISPPQQSQQPPPPTSGNNFFSILSSNINTINNNSNNNNNNNNCKSYKKQQTSKGSATASTNTTTDIYDEQQMKLQQLQQQYYQQQLNELQQINQQISQKVNLLQQTTPTTTNTSTTATTTTIPPSPSNTTTTTTNNNNNNIPQQTSISTASTSIKIISEDGVSNNKRKRRPRAPAPFLDSLYCHSCGETQTSQWRRGPDGCKSLCNACGIRFANIVSKEKALAVKEKNISINMLLNESSNQQQQQQQQQQQQQIIQQQQIIQQQQQKDDHLPLSRPSSFSSQSNSQQDDSLPLSRPSSFSSQSSSSSSSFLSSLLSSSSPPIPSTTTTTTTTTTTTSPTISSESLNFSSATNTPTNLSPNLQSINHNDKLINNNNNNNTALEGFPPTFNINNYNNNNNIDKLSSSKDSTENNGYNYYSSYNNYNISEYVPSPAYQNSRMTNVGIGSFKRKLSNEDQLNGLSAIVTASEQLFFGISNDVNQGSNVKL, encoded by the exons aTGGAATTTCAAGAGGCATTGAAATACATtccatcaaattcaatatgTAGTAAtccaaattataaattaatttggaaaaaa atTCAACAATATAGTTATGAAgttaattcatcatcatcattaattttaagtGATATATCATCAAGTAGCTATGATTTATCAggtatatttgaaaaatcattaatgatatttttaatgattgaaaattttacGACGCAATATTCAAATCAAAGTTATTTATATAGGTTTTTAAATGaaccaccaattaataataataataataatacaaaatcaGAATTTCAACAAATTATAACAGATCCATCAAATAaagaatcattaaaatctttattacaattttcaaaaactataaatatttcaaaaatttttgaaaataatactcaaccaataataatatcaccaccacaacaatcacaacaaccaccaccacctacaagtggtaataatttttttagtattttaagtagtaatattaatactataaataataatagcaataataataataataataataattgtaaatcatATAAAAAGCAACAAACTAGTAAAGGTAGTGCTACTGCTTCAACCAATACTACCACTGATATATATGATGAACAACAAATgaaattacaacaattacaacaacaatactatcaacaacaattgaatGAATTACAACAAATTAATCAACAAATCAGTCAAAAAGTTAATTTATTACAACAAACTACTCCAACCACTACTAATACTTCTACTACTgctacaactactactataccaccatcaccatcaaatactactactaccaccactaataataataataataatataccaCAACAAACATCAATATCAACAGCATCAACatcaataaaaattataagtGAAGATGGtgtttctaataataaaagaaaaagaagaccAAGAGCACCTGCACCATTTTTAGATTCATTATATTGTCATTCATGTGGTGAAACTCAAACATCACAATGGCGTAGAGGTCCCGATGGTTGTAAATCGTTATGTAATGCTTGTGGTATTAGATTTGCAAATATAGTTAGTAAAGAGAAAGCATTGGCtgttaaagaaaaaaatatctcTATTAATATGTTATTAAATGAATCttcaaatcaacaacaacaacaacaacaacaacaacaacaacaacaaataatacaacaacaacaaataatacaacaacaacaacaaaaagatgatcatttaccattatcaagaccatcttcattttcatcacaaTCAAATTCACAACAAGATGATTCTTTACCATTATCAAGACcatcttctttttcatcacaatcatcatcttcatcatcttcattcttatcatcactattatcttcatcttctcCACCAATACCttcaacaactactactactactactacaaccacaaccacatcACCAACAATATCATCAGAATCACTAAATTTTTCATCTGCCACTAATACTCCAACTAATCTCTCACCAAATCTTCAATCAATAAATCATAATGATAagttaattaataataataataataataatacagcaTTAGAAGGTTTCCCACCAACATTTaacataaataattataataataataataatattgataaattatcatcatcaaaggATTCCACTGAAAATAATGGTTACAATTACTATAGTAGTTATAATAACTATAATATTTCAGAGTATGTACCATCACCAGCATATCAAAACTCTAGGATGACCAATGTAGGAATTGGTTCTTTTAAAAggaaattatcaaatgaagaTCAATTGAATGGATTATCCGCCATTGTAACTGCTTCAgaacaattgttttttggTATCTCAAATGATGTTAATCAAGGTTCAAATGTAAAATTATAA
- the gpaJ gene encoding G-protein subunit alpha 10 → MSFLCSENSYQQQSKISIDIDKSLKNHKLKLEEEIRVLIYGQKKVGVTTLFKTFLLMGESQITPEELMDNRNNVYKTIINQLKKFIIISNNSKIELENNNNIQMSNLILELDSENFLWNKEIGETCLKLWNDSGIQKIFQSQFSEFFGYFFKHLQRISDENYTPTPQDLNFIKLTQNGIIEGKFTFERCLIKMIEMGIQTSTLKKWINCFSEVQAIIYVIDLSVYDIVESEDCSKSINKLEKSLNGFKEIIESKYLHGCGVIVFFNKKDIFREKLKTVPFKTYDKDYIGENDFESTTNFIKNKLLDYYSNPNKNVYFLINEESEVDICRSTFNILKDIVLNITYNSVKN, encoded by the exons ATGTCATTTTTATGCTCAGAAAATtcatatcaacaacaaagtaaaatatcaattgatattgaCAAATCTCtaaaaaatcataaattaaaattagaggAAGAAATAAGAGTATTAATTTATGGGCAAAAGAAAGTTGGTGTAACAACActctttaaaacttttttgtTAATGGGTGAAAGCCAAATAACACCTGAAGAATTAATggataatagaaataatgtttataaaactataattaaccaattaaaaaaattcattattatttcaaataattcaaaaattgaattagaaaataataataatatt CAAAtgtcaaatttaatattggaATTAGATAGTGAGAATTTTTTATGGAATAAAGAAATTGGAGAAACTTGTTTAAAACTATGGAATGATTCAGgtattcaaaaaatatttcaaagtCAATTTAGTGAGTTTTTTGGTTATTTCTTTAAACATTTACAACGTATATCAGATGAAAACTATACTCCAACACCtcaagatttaaattttataaaacttACTCAAAATGGTATAATTGAAGGTAAATTCACTTTTGAACGTTGTcttataaaaatgattgaaatgGGTATACAAACTTCAACTTTAAAGAAATGGATTAACTGTTTTAGTGAAGTCCAAGCCATAATATATGTCATTGATTTATCAGT gTATGATATAGTTGAAAGTGAAGATTgttcaaaatcaataaataaattagaaaaatctttaaatgggtttaaagaaattattgaatcaaAATATCTTCATGGTTGTGGAGTGATTgtatttttcaataaaaaggATATTTTTAGAGAAAAGTTAAAAACTGTACCATTTAAAACCTATGATAAAGATTACATTGgtgaaaatgattttgaatccacaacaaatttcattaaaaataaattacttgattattattcaaatcCAAATAAGAATGtctattttttgattaatgaAGAATCTGAAGTTGATATTTGTAGGAGTACattcaatattttaaagGATATTGTTCTCAACATAACATATAATTctgtaaaaaattaa